Proteins from a genomic interval of Thermodesulfobacteriota bacterium:
- the greA gene encoding transcription elongation factor GreA codes for MDRIPMTQKGYDVLKKELNNLKKVERPKNIKAIEEARAHGDLSENAEFDAAKDRQSFIEGRIGELTFKLANADVINTDKLPTDRAVFGSKVMIENIDTGENIEYQLVGPEESNIEQGRISVSSPLGKKIIGKRPGDEFVLQVPAGKRNFELIEIL; via the coding sequence TTGGATCGAATACCTATGACGCAAAAAGGTTATGACGTTCTTAAAAAGGAACTGAATAATTTAAAAAAAGTTGAAAGACCTAAAAATATAAAAGCAATTGAAGAAGCTCGCGCTCACGGGGACCTTTCAGAAAACGCGGAATTTGATGCGGCAAAAGATCGGCAGAGTTTTATTGAAGGCCGTATAGGTGAATTGACATTTAAACTGGCAAATGCAGATGTAATTAACACTGACAAGCTTCCCACAGACAGGGCTGTATTCGGCTCAAAGGTAATGATTGAAAATATAGATACCGGTGAAAATATCGAGTATCAGCTTGTAGGACCTGAAGAGTCTAATATTGAACAAGGCCGAATATCTGTGTCCTCACCTTTGGGGAAAAAAATTATAGGGAAAAGACCGGGAGATGAGTTTGTCCTGCAGGTTCCTGCGGGGAAAAGAAATTTTGAATTGATAGAGATATTATAA